The Thermodesulfovibrionales bacterium region AAAGAGCTGAGGAGATGCCAGCACCACCCGAGGTGTCAATACCGACCTTTCTTGATGCATCTTTAAACATTAAAATAACCGGACCTATTCCTGATGCCTCGTCAGTTCTTATGGTTGACAATAATATTGCAAATGCAAAACTTAAAGTTGATTTTCTTCTTAAAGGAACACTCAAGAAACCTGTGATTCTTGGCAGGGTTGAGACACTTGAGGGTATGGTCTATTTCAGAAACAATGAGCTGAAACTCATAAGTGCCACTGCTGATTTTACAACTCCTGATAGAATAGATCCCTATTTCAGAATAAGGGCAGAAACCTTTTCGAGAGGTTACAGAATATCTCTTCTTATGGAGGGGTATCTCAGAAAATTTAATCTTTCTCTTTCCTCAGAACCTCATCTTGATGAGGTTGATATAATAGCCCTGCTCGCGGTTGGAGAGACAGGAACAGCACTCAAGGGTTATGGAGGAGGTATAGGTGCTGCTGAGGCAAGCTCTTTTATAACAGGGCAGCTTCAGGAGACTCTGGAACATAGGGCAAGACTCTATACAGGTATAGACAGGGTTCAGATTAGTCCTTATGTATCTAAGACAGGTGAGATAGGTCCCAGGGTAACTGTTGGAAAGAAACTTGGTGAAAGATTATCCATACTTTATTCAAGTGCTGTGGGATCAAGAGAATCTGATGTGATAAAGGTGGAATATGAATTGAGCAAAAAGATCATGCTCGTTGGTGAAAAGGATGAGCGTGGAAGTATGGGAGGTGACATAAAATTCAGATTCCAGTTCCGGTAAAGAGGAGATTAAAATTAAGGTTGAGCTCAGTTAATAAAAGATTATGGTTGATCTTAATTTTTTCTTTATCTTTTAACTTAATCTTTTCAGCCATAGTATCAGCCTCAACCTCTTTTGAAATTGAGGGTCTCTATTCTATGAAAAAGGAGGAATTTCTTGAAATTCTTGGAATTCAGGATGAGCCTTTATCAACTGATAGAGTAAGAAGGGGTATAAAGAGGGCATTTCTTACCGGCCTTTTTGATGATATAAAGATAGAACGAGAAGATGAAGTAATAAGGATAAAAGTAAGAGAAAGGCAGATTATTGAGCGAATAGAGGTAAAAGGAAATTTTTATCTTTCAGGTGATGACATACTCGGTGCTTTTATACTTAAAGAGGGAGAACCCATGAGATATGATCTTCTGGAGGATGCAAGAAAGAACCTTCTTGCATACCTTTTAAAAAAAGGCTATCCAGAGGTCGACATCAGATTTGAGATAAAAGAAAAAAGGTCAAGGATTAGATTGAAACTCCATATAAAGGAAGGGCAACCCCTTATTATCAAAAAGATAGAAGGTCCTGAAGAGATTACACCATTTATAAGGCTATCAGTAGACAGGCCTTTTGACCTCACTCTACTTGAAGGAGATATAAATTTTATCAGAGAATATTACAAGAATGAAGGTTTTATAAATCCTGATGTGAGGGCATCCTTTGAGGATGGTATTCTCCACTTCTCTGTTAATCCCGGCACGAGGGTGATTGTTAAATTTCAGGGAAACAGGGCATTTTCAGATAGGGAACTCTTTAAATTGATGCCCTTTTCTACAGCAGAGTCAATATCTGATGAACTCATAGAAGAGGCAAGAACGAGGATACTTCTTGCGTATAAAAAAGAGGGTTATCCCTTTGCTGCTGTTGAAGTTGAGCATAAAGCTGAAATAGGGCAATTATACATAGTATTTAAAATAGATGAAGGTAAGAGATACAGGATAGGAAAGATTATTCTTTCCGGTATAACCCTGCCTCAGGATAAACTTCTTAAAATCACTGGTTTAAAAGATAAGGAGTACTTTATTCCTGAAAAACTTGATCTGGCACTGGAAAGACTTAGGGCCTTCTATCGCTCACTGGGATATAGAAATATAGTAATAGATGAACCTGTTCTTGATTTTGATGAAAAGACAGAGACCCTTTCTATATTAATAATGATTCAAGAAGGTGAGCAGGTTTTGATAGATAAGATTTTTATAAAGGGAAATAGAGAGATAGATACAGAAGCTCTGAGGGAGATTATGGAACTCAGGGAGGCAATACCTTTTAATGAGACTGATATAAATGATGCAAAGCTCAGATTACTTGAGTACTATTTTTCTAAAGGATATATTGATGCAGAATGTGATGTTGAGATAGTGTTCAGAAATAGCTATGCAGATATTGTATTTAACATTTCAGAGGGAAGGAGATACTCTTTTGGCAGGACAATTATAAGAGGGAATCTTGACACATCCTCGCGTGTTATAAAAAGGGAATTGCCCTACGAGACAGGAGCTTATTTCAGCCATGGCTCTCTTCTTGAGACAAGGCAGAGGCTTTACAGACTCGGTCTCTTCAGTGAGGTTGAGATTGAACCTGTCAGAGAGGATTCCACTCAGAATGTACTTATTACTGTAAAGGAATCGCCCCAGGGTGCCTTCGAATTCGGTATCGGTTATGGTGAATATGAAAGATACAGGGGATTTATGGATTTAAGCTATAGAAATATTTCCGGGATGAACAGGCAGATATCTCTGAGAATAGAGACAAGTTCTCTTGAGAGGAGATTTATAATTAATTACTACGACCCCAGACTTCTTGATTCAAGGACTTCTTTGAGAATAATACCTCTTTATGAGGAAAGAAAAGAAAAGAACATTGACACAGGAGAGATTCTTTACAGACTGAGGAGATATGCTGAAAAGACAGGAATAGAGACCCCTCTGTCAGAAAATCTCAAGTTTGAACTTTATCATGAATTTTCTGTTGTAAAGACCTATGATGTAAGACCTGAGATCGTTCTTCCAAGAGAAGATGCCGGTACCCTAGCCATAAGCAGTCTTGTCCCGGGACTGGTCTATGATACAAGGGATAATCCCTTTGATCCGAGGAAAGGTATTCTCACAGGTGGAAGACTCAAGATTGCATCAGAAGCCTTAGGTTCAGAGGTTGAGTTTATAAAGGTCAACGGAGATGCGAGCACTTATATTTCACTTTCAGGGAAGTTTGTACTTGCCCTGGGGCTCAGGGCTGGTATAGCCTGGCCTTTTGGTAAGACCGAGGAGATACCAGTGGTCGAGAGGTTTTTTCTTGGAGGAAGGGCATCTGTGAGGGGATTTTCTCAGGATAGCCTCGGTCCAAAGATTAATGATACACCGGTAGGAGGTGATTCCTTTATCCAGACAAATCTTGAGCTGAGATGGTATCCTGGGAGATCTTTTTCAATTGTAACCTTTCTTGATGGTGGAAATGTATGGTTCAAAGATAAAGGAATTTCACTCAGTGACCTCAGGTATTCAGCTGGTATAGGTTTCAGATATAATACACCGGCAGGTCCTGTGAGGCTTGATTACGGACAGAAACTTGAAAGAAGACCCGGTGAGTCAAAGGGAGAGATTCATTTCAGTATAGGTCATGCTTTTTAATAGGGTAATAGAGCAGCAGAGCAGTAGAACAGCAGTCTTTTTGTTTTTTTGCTTTTTACTTTTCTATTCAACCTCAACCTCAGCTTCTTTAATTGAGGCTACTGTCGCTGCGGTTGAAGATGAGGTCATTACTCTAAGTGAATTTAACGAAAGATACGATGTAATGAAGAAAGCCTTTCCAGAGATATCAAAAAAAGAGGTGATTGACAGCATGATAAACAGGCTTCTCCTTCTCAGGGAGGTTAGGCTGTCAAGGATCTCAGAGCAGAGGGGATTTCTCAATCCGGAGGATGAGAACAGGATAATTGAAGAGTATATAGAAATAAAAATCAGGGCATCTGTAAGGGTAACAGAGGAAGAGATAGAGAAGTATTATGAGGCCAATAAGTCTCATTTTGGTAACAGATCCCTTCAGGATGTTGCTGAAAAGATTGAGGAAGTTCTTACAGAGATAAAAACAAATGAATCACTTAAAGAACATATTGATAGCTTAAGAAAAAAGGCTTATATATTTATAAATACAGAATTTCTGAAGCACTGAACCCGCTGCCTTCTTACTTAATATATGCCTCAGTAACATACCTCCGCATCATCCTGTGGCTGTTAAAGTAATAGGCGATCTTTCCAATTGAATTTTCCATGATCTTTATCCAGATATGCCTATTTTCATAAAACACTGGAATAATGATATTTTCAAGTTTACTGTAAAGATCTTCTGCATCCCTTCTGTCTGCATCTGGTTCAGGATGATTTGCAGATGGTAAAGGACCGATTGACCAGCCGGTATATCCCTCAATGTGACCCTCTATCCACCAACCATCAAGAACCGAGAAGTTTATCACACCATTGTGGGCAGCCTTCATACCGCTTGTTCCTGATGCCTCGAGAGGCCTCAGAGGAGTATTTAGCCATAAATCCACACCAGAGACGATTTTTAAAGCAATATCCATGTTGTAATTTTCAAGATAAACTATCTTGATATCATCCTTCAAAGCTTCCTTTATCTCGAAGATTTTTTCAATTATCTTTTTACCTGGCTCATCTTTTGGATGTGCCTTACCTGCCATCACAATCTGGAGTCTGCCAGAGCCTATCTTCCTTAGCCTTTCAATATCATAAAAAAGAAGATAAGGTCTTTTATAGGCTGTTGCCCTTCTGGCAAATCCTATGGTGAGTAACTCTGGATTGAGCTCAACTCCGGTTGCCTCCTTAATATACTGAAAGAGTATCCTTTTTGCCTCCATATGAGCATTCCAGAGTTCCTCGGAAGGGATTCTTCCAGCCCTTACAAGAAGCTCTGGTTCATTTGCCCAGCCCGGAATATACTTGTCAAGAAGCTTCTTGATCGGTTCAGATGTCCATGTATAGGAATGGACTCCATTGGTTATTGAATGTATCTCGTATCCGGGAAATAGCTGTTTTGATACTTCACCGTGTTTTTTTGCAACTCCATTTATATATCTGCTCAGATTGAAGCCGAGTCTCGTCATATTCAGTACATCCTCACCACCGTATCTCTGGAGTACATGTAGTGGCACCACAGGCTCCAGTATCCTTTTTACAAGATCATAGGGAAATCTATCATGACCTGCCTCTACAGGAGTATGGGTTGTAAAGATACATAAAGACCTCACTTTCTCATCATCCCACACAAGCCTCTCATCCCAGACCTCTTCGATATCCCTTCGAAATCTCCTCAGGAGTTCAAGTGTTAAAAGGGACGAATGCCCTTCATTCATGTGGTATTTTTTGATCTCAAACCCCAGTTCATCCAGCATCCTCACTCCGCCTATTCCAAGAACAGCCTCCTGCTTGAGTCTGTAAGCCATGTCTCCACCATAAAGATAATGGGTTATCTCTCTATCTTGAGATGTATTTTCTTCAAGGTCTGTATCGAGGAAGAATACCGGAACCTTTCCACCGGTAACACTCTCAATCACATAAACCCATGCCTTTATCCTTACCTCCCTTCCTTCAATCCATACTGATACCCTTTGAGGTAATTCTGTTAAAAGTTTTGAAGGTTCCCATCCGCAGGGCTCTTCTATCTGGGTTCCCTTTTCTGTGAGCCTCTGCCTGAAATAACCCTTTCTGCTTATGAGTGTTACTGCAACAAGGGGAAGGCTCAGGTCAGCAGCTGACCTCAGTGTGTCAC contains the following coding sequences:
- the bamA gene encoding outer membrane protein assembly factor BamA — its product is MKKEEFLEILGIQDEPLSTDRVRRGIKRAFLTGLFDDIKIEREDEVIRIKVRERQIIERIEVKGNFYLSGDDILGAFILKEGEPMRYDLLEDARKNLLAYLLKKGYPEVDIRFEIKEKRSRIRLKLHIKEGQPLIIKKIEGPEEITPFIRLSVDRPFDLTLLEGDINFIREYYKNEGFINPDVRASFEDGILHFSVNPGTRVIVKFQGNRAFSDRELFKLMPFSTAESISDELIEEARTRILLAYKKEGYPFAAVEVEHKAEIGQLYIVFKIDEGKRYRIGKIILSGITLPQDKLLKITGLKDKEYFIPEKLDLALERLRAFYRSLGYRNIVIDEPVLDFDEKTETLSILIMIQEGEQVLIDKIFIKGNREIDTEALREIMELREAIPFNETDINDAKLRLLEYYFSKGYIDAECDVEIVFRNSYADIVFNISEGRRYSFGRTIIRGNLDTSSRVIKRELPYETGAYFSHGSLLETRQRLYRLGLFSEVEIEPVREDSTQNVLITVKESPQGAFEFGIGYGEYERYRGFMDLSYRNISGMNRQISLRIETSSLERRFIINYYDPRLLDSRTSLRIIPLYEERKEKNIDTGEILYRLRRYAEKTGIETPLSENLKFELYHEFSVVKTYDVRPEIVLPREDAGTLAISSLVPGLVYDTRDNPFDPRKGILTGGRLKIASEALGSEVEFIKVNGDASTYISLSGKFVLALGLRAGIAWPFGKTEEIPVVERFFLGGRASVRGFSQDSLGPKINDTPVGGDSFIQTNLELRWYPGRSFSIVTFLDGGNVWFKDKGISLSDLRYSAGIGFRYNTPAGPVRLDYGQKLERRPGESKGEIHFSIGHAF
- the glgP gene encoding alpha-glucan family phosphorylase, which produces MAFKLEDFTREPKIAYFSMEIGLRNDIPTYSGGLGILAGDTLRSAADLSLPLVAVTLISRKGYFRQRLTEKGTQIEEPCGWEPSKLLTELPQRVSVWIEGREVRIKAWVYVIESVTGGKVPVFFLDTDLEENTSQDREITHYLYGGDMAYRLKQEAVLGIGGVRMLDELGFEIKKYHMNEGHSSLLTLELLRRFRRDIEEVWDERLVWDDEKVRSLCIFTTHTPVEAGHDRFPYDLVKRILEPVVPLHVLQRYGGEDVLNMTRLGFNLSRYINGVAKKHGEVSKQLFPGYEIHSITNGVHSYTWTSEPIKKLLDKYIPGWANEPELLVRAGRIPSEELWNAHMEAKRILFQYIKEATGVELNPELLTIGFARRATAYKRPYLLFYDIERLRKIGSGRLQIVMAGKAHPKDEPGKKIIEKIFEIKEALKDDIKIVYLENYNMDIALKIVSGVDLWLNTPLRPLEASGTSGMKAAHNGVINFSVLDGWWIEGHIEGYTGWSIGPLPSANHPEPDADRRDAEDLYSKLENIIIPVFYENRHIWIKIMENSIGKIAYYFNSHRMMRRYVTEAYIK